A stretch of DNA from Elusimicrobiota bacterium:
TGGCCACGACCTCGTCGGCGCCTTCCGCAAGCTGCAGGACGAAGGAGTCCACCCCCCCTTAATCCCCAGTAACAACTACACACGCTGGACAGCACTCGCGCCCGATCGGGGAGAATGGATCACAATAGATTTAGGGGCTCCAACGGAATTTAAAGAAGTTGTTCTTCACTGGGAAGCGGCCTATGCCAAAAGTTATCGGCTTAAATGCTCTTTGGATGGAAGAACCTGGGCAAAACTGGTGGATCCCTATATTTCAGATGGGGGTTTCGATCGAATTCCGGTGGGGCAACGGACAGCGCGGTATGTGAAGATGGAGGTGATCGCCCGTTTTAATCCCGAATGGGGTTCCTCCCTGTGGGAATTTGGGGTGTCGGATGGGCGATCGGTAACAGCATCAAGTAACCCCCTTGGAGCAGGTGCCGTGATCGATGGGAACCCTGCGCCCTGATATCTGATGACATCCCTTGATCCACACGGATACGCCCGGGATGGAACGCAAACCAGGATTGACCCAGGACAAGAAACCTGGGTGAGAAATCTGTTAACCTTTAAACCGCAACCCTTCTAACAAAATAAGTACATATCGGAGTATTTGTTTTTGAACACCATTTTGCTATCATCGCCATTGCTCTCCAACTGGAGAGTTGGAGGGTGGTGTGGGATTGAAGACGATTTATCTTCTTAAGGATTTGGCTCGGGCGTCGGGGTATTCGGTTTATACCGTGGAGTATTACCTTAAGGAAGGGCTGATCCAGGAATTTGGTCGAGGACCTTCGACTGGTTATCGCTACTTTGATGAAAAATCTGTTCGGCGACTTCTGTGGGTGAGGGGAATGCGAAAAATGGGGAAGTCGATCTCCCAAATTAAAACGCTTTTAAATTCAAAACGGGTGTCGGGTCGAAAAATCCCGGGTGGTTCGGCTGTTCCATTGGGAGTCGCCCAATGAGTTACCACACCTTGCTTGGTCTAAAACGTGAGCCCTTTTCAATTAGTCCGGACCCGGCGTTCTTTTATCAGTCGCCGGGACATCTTTCGGCCCTTCAACGGCTTGAGATCAATATACGAATGCGGCGGGGATTGGGGCTTATTCTGGGGGATGTGGGAACAGGGAAAACCACGTTAGGTCGGGTTTTAATTCAGGCTTTTGCACGGGAGCCGGATTTTGAATTTCACCTTATACTCAATCCCCTTTATCAATCGGAATTTCAATTTCTTGAAGCGCTCTGTAAAATGTTCCGCCTTGGGGGCGTATGGCGTTCCACCATGGACTGCCTGGAAGCCCTGGAGACATATCTTTACCAGAAGCACGCCGTTGAGGGAAAAACCACCGTCCTCCTGGTAGACGAGGGGCAAAATCTCTCGCTGAATCTGATTGAAGTCCTGCGGTCACTCCTAAACTTTGAAACCAACGAACACAAACTGCTCCAATTGGTTGTTTTAGGTCAGTTAGAGGCCTTACCCCGGTTTGTCCGGATTCGGAATTTCATGGACCGAGTCAACATGAAATACCTCATTAACCCTTTTGATCCGGAGGAAACACGAAAAATGGTCCGAT
This window harbors:
- a CDS encoding AAA family ATPase — encoded protein: MSYHTLLGLKREPFSISPDPAFFYQSPGHLSALQRLEINIRMRRGLGLILGDVGTGKTTLGRVLIQAFAREPDFEFHLILNPLYQSEFQFLEALCKMFRLGGVWRSTMDCLEALETYLYQKHAVEGKTTVLLVDEGQNLSLNLIEVLRSLLNFETNEHKLLQLVVLGQLEALPRFVRIRNFMDRVNMKYLINPFDPEETRKMVRYRLSQAGLKPGQTLFTEEALSVIFDATQGYPRRVTFLCQRMLEELLLREMKWVDQALAMDVAEGEKRLMGVDS
- a CDS encoding MerR family transcriptional regulator, with translation MGLKTIYLLKDLARASGYSVYTVEYYLKEGLIQEFGRGPSTGYRYFDEKSVRRLLWVRGMRKMGKSISQIKTLLNSKRVSGRKIPGGSAVPLGVAQ
- a CDS encoding discoidin domain-containing protein, producing the protein GHDLVGAFRKLQDEGVHPPLIPSNNYTRWTALAPDRGEWITIDLGAPTEFKEVVLHWEAAYAKSYRLKCSLDGRTWAKLVDPYISDGGFDRIPVGQRTARYVKMEVIARFNPEWGSSLWEFGVSDGRSVTASSNPLGAGAVIDGNPAP